One Burkholderia vietnamiensis LMG 10929 genomic window carries:
- a CDS encoding acyl-homoserine-lactone synthase, whose translation MLTLLSGRSADLNRETMYQLAKYRHKVFIQELGWTLPTDNGIEFDNFDHADTLYVIARDRNGEIVGCGRLLPTDEPYLLGDVFPTLMGDAALPHAPDVWELSRFAMSMPRGESLTAEESWQNTRAMMSEIVRVAHAHGANRLIAFSVLGNERLLKRMGVNVHRAAPPQMIEGKPTLPFWIEIDEQTRAALNLDGLERVGGVPPKTLRRPDASRALEQSV comes from the coding sequence ATGCTGACGTTATTGTCGGGAAGAAGCGCTGATTTGAATCGCGAAACGATGTATCAACTCGCAAAGTATCGGCATAAGGTCTTCATACAAGAACTCGGATGGACTTTGCCTACCGATAATGGCATCGAATTCGACAATTTCGATCACGCAGATACCCTTTACGTCATCGCCCGCGATCGCAATGGCGAAATCGTCGGTTGCGGCCGCTTGCTGCCGACCGACGAGCCTTATTTGCTCGGCGACGTGTTCCCGACCTTGATGGGCGACGCCGCGCTTCCTCATGCCCCCGACGTGTGGGAACTGTCCCGCTTCGCGATGAGCATGCCGCGCGGCGAGTCGTTGACCGCCGAAGAGTCGTGGCAAAACACGCGCGCCATGATGTCCGAAATCGTTCGCGTCGCGCACGCCCATGGCGCCAATCGCCTCATTGCGTTCTCCGTGCTCGGCAACGAACGGCTCCTGAAGCGCATGGGCGTCAATGTGCACCGCGCCGCACCGCCCCAGATGATCGAAGGCAAGCCGACCTTGCCGTTCTGGATCGAGATCGACGAACAGACGCGTGCGGCGCTGAACCTCGACGGGCTGGAGCGCGTCGGCGGCGTGCCGCCCAAGACGTTGCGCAGGCCGGATGCGTCGCGCGCGCTCGAGCAATCGGTATGA